A genomic window from Silene latifolia isolate original U9 population chromosome Y, ASM4854445v1, whole genome shotgun sequence includes:
- the LOC141626453 gene encoding NAD(P)H dehydrogenase (quinone) FQR1-like gives MATKVYIVYYSMYGHVQKLAEEIQKGAASVEGVEAKLWQVPETLSDEVLGKMSAAPKSNTPIITPKELTEADGFIFGFPTRFGMMSAQFKAFLDATGGLWKTQELAGKPAGLFFSTGSQGGGQETTALTAVTQLAHHGMIFVPIGYTFGAGMFEMENVKGGSPYGAGTFAGDGSRQPTELELEQARYQGKYIATITKKLKGGA, from the exons ATGGCCACTAAAGTCTACATTGT GTACTATTCCATGTATGGACATGTACAGAAACTAGCAGAAGAAATTCAGAAAGGAGCTGCTTCAGTTGAAGGCGTAGAGGCCAAATTGTGGCAG GTCCCTGAAACTTTATCTGATGAGGTGCTTGGTAAGATGAGTGCAGCACCAAAGAGCAACACCCCAATTATAACCCCAAAGGAGCTTACTGAAGCCGATGGATTTATCTTCGGGTTCCCCACGAGATTTGGAATGATGTCTGCGCAATTCAAGGCTTTTCTTGATGCGACCGGAGGTCTATGGAAAACTCAAGAACTTGCAGGAAAGCCCGCTGGCCTCTTCTTCAGTACTGGATCTCAAGGTGGCGGTCAGGAGACCACTGC TTTGACAGCCGTAACTCAGTTGGCTCACCATGGTATGATCTTTGTTCCAATCGGATACACATTTGGTGCCGGCATGTTTGAGATGGAAAACGTGAAAGGAGGAAGCCCATATGGAGCCGGAACTTTTGCCGGAGATGGTTCGAGACAGCCTACAGAGCTGGAGTTGGAACAAGCTAGATACCAGGGCAAGTACATTGCCACCATCACTAAGAAGCTTAAAGGAGGTGCTTGA
- the LOC141627937 gene encoding uncharacterized protein LOC141627937, which produces MDIFVEVSTSQIVTPTPSIRLDNVAQFVSLETNDVNDGEFYGNLEGDEIDEELAILDENLLANEEDGDDDLVFASAPIVEFNKIDQLDEDELNSWKTWENMVRYEHGKEFAVGQVFPNKASLSDEVTSYCVKANQFFKVAESKPNTITFKCGQSPTPCNWRLRATQNSEVFTIVTYKGPHDESCVCDMVPQDHMNLKRAFISHEIRNLVEGDWGYKVNSVVTYILDKYGYTISYTKAWNAKQRAIEEIFGDWDKSYELLPLFMQGLKESNPGTIVQFYTTPTTNPNVQTFKRVFWAFKPCIDGFEHCRPVLSIDGTHLYGKFKGIILKAMSIDANNQIFPVAFAIVEAENTDS; this is translated from the coding sequence ATGGACATATTTGTAGAAGTTTCCACTAGTCAAATTGTCACTCCTACACCAAGTATTAGGCTAGATAATGTTGCTcaatttgtttcacttgaaaCTAATGACGTAAATGATGGGGAATTTTATGGTAACTTAGaaggtgatgagattgatgaggaaTTGGCAATTCTTGATGAGAATTTGTTGGCAAATGaagaagatggtgatgatgatcttgTCTTTGCTAGTGCTCCCATTGTTGAGTTTAATAAGATTGATCAATTAGATGAGGATGAATTGAATAGTTGGAAAACTTGGGAAAATATGGTAAGATATGAACATGGCAAAGAGTTTGCGGTTGGACAAGTGTTCCCAAACAAAGCTTCACTTAGCGATGAGGTGACATCATATTGTGTTAAAGCAAATCAATTTTTCAAAGTTGCTGAATCAAAGCCTAATACTATTACCTTCAAATGTGGCCAGTCTCCTACACCATGTAATTGGCGGTTAAGGGCTACACAAAATTCTGAAGTTTTTACCATTGTCACATACAAAGGTCCTCATGATGAGTCTTGTGTTTGTGACATGGTACCTCAAGACCACATGAATTTGAAACGAGCATTCATAAGTCATGAGATTCGTAACCTTGTTGAGGGAGATTGGGGATATAAAGTAAACTCTGTTGTTACTTATATTTTAGATAAATATGGTTACACAATTTCATACACCAAAGCTTGGAATGCAAAACAAAGAGCAATTGAGGAAATATTTGGAGATTGGGATAAATCATATGAGTTGCTACCTCTTTTCATGCAAGGCTTAAAAGAATCTAATCCTGGCACTATTGTTCAATTTTATACAACACCAACAACGAACCCAAATGTGCAAACATTCAAGCGTGTTTTTTGGGCATTTAAACCATGTATTGATGGCTTTGAACATTGTCGGCCAGTTTTAAGCATTGATGGAACTCACTTATATGGAAAGTTCAAGGGAATTATTTTGAAAGCTATGTCAATTGATGCCAATAACCAAATTTTCCCGGTTGCTTTTGCTATTGTTGAAGCCGAAAATACCGATAGTTGA
- the LOC141626788 gene encoding uncharacterized protein LOC141626788, producing the protein MDLISQSYSNNSDDDDEPTHPNLNPPPRKRLKLPYYPSTPPYPRPEPTSHPPLPQTAAPLPGRYVSKREKALLASAASSASAASEPNTSPLLPQPAMESILKENLRHDIQLYLRKQTKNGSEKNKLPSRVSIDLHGHLKPVNAVQWSTNHAHLLASAGMDGTVYIWNVWSELHKKARAFTYHKAAVKDVKWSPLGHLVLSCGYDCCSRLVDIEKGTESQVFTENQAVTTIKFHPHNPNLFISGGSKGFLKLWDIRTGNVVHEYVKLLGPILDVEFMVDGKQFISSSDVSNSNLSENSLIVWDIYREVPLSNQVYVEAYTCSCVRCHPFEPSFVAQSNGNYIAIFSTKHPFRLDKYKRYESHQVSGFPIMCGFNADGEILASGSSDGSIYFYHVKSSNIIKTIKVYAQPCIDVDFHPLIPNVIASCSWDGNVSVIE; encoded by the exons ATGGATTTGATCTCCCAATCATACTCCAACAATTCCGACGACGACGACGAACCAACCCATCCAAACCTCAATCCTCCCCCTCGCAAGCGCCTCAAATTACCATACTACCCTTCCACGCCTCCCTACCCTCGTCCCGAACCTACCTCCCATCCTCCACTTCCCCAAACCGCCGCTCCGCTTCCAGGTCGATATGTTTCCAAACGAGAGAAAGCTCTCCTCGCTTCTGCTGCTTCTTCTGCTTCCGCTGCTTCCGAACCTAATACCTCACCTCTCCTTCCCCAACCTG CCATGGAAAGTATATTGAAAGAAAATTTGCGCCATGATATTCAATTGTATCTGAGGAAGCAAACTAAAAATGGCTCTGAGAAGAACAAATTGCCTAGCAGGGTTTCGATTGATTTACATGGGCATCTGAAACCAGTCAATGCTGTGCAGTGGTCAACAAATCACG CCCATCTTTTAGCGTCTGCTGGAATGGATGGTACTGTCTACATTTGGAATGTTTGGAGTGAGCTACATAAAAAGGCACGTGCATTTACTTATCATAAGGCAGCTGTGAAAGATGTGAAGTGGTCACCTCTGGGACATTTGGTTCTTTCTTGTGGTTATGATTGCTGTTCAAGATTGGTCGACATTGAGAAGGGGACAGAGTCTCAGGTTTTCACTGAAAATCAGGCTGTTACTACTATTAAGTTTCATCCTCACAACCCCAATCTCTTTATCTCCGGTGGATCCAAGGGCTTTCTCAAGCTGTGGGATATCCGAACAGGAAACGTGGTCCATGAATATGTAAAACTTTTAGGGCCGATACTTGATGTGGAATTTATGGTGGATGGGAAGCAGTTTATCTCTTCGAGTGATGTATCAAACAGCAATCTGAGTGAGAACTCTCTCATCGTCTGGGATATTTATCGAGAGGTGCCACTCTCCAATCAG GTTTATGTGGAAGCATACACCTGTTCTTGTGTTAGATGTCACCCTTTTGAGCCATCATTTGTAGCTCAGTCAAACGGAAACTACATTGCCATCTTTTCTACTAAACATCCATTTAGATTAGACAAGTACAAGAGATATGAATCCCATCAAGTGTCTGGCTTTCCTATCATGTGTGGTTTCAATGCTGATGGAGAGATACTCGCCTCCGGCTCTTCCGACGGTTCCATTTATTTCTATCACGTCAAATCATCCAATATCATCAAGACGATTAAAGTTTATGCTCAGCCATGCATAGATGTCGATTTTCATCCTCTCATACCGAATGTTATTGCTTCTTGTAGCTGGGATGGTAATGTTTCTGTTATCGAGTGA